Proteins from a genomic interval of Maylandia zebra isolate NMK-2024a linkage group LG15, Mzebra_GT3a, whole genome shotgun sequence:
- the LOC143412771 gene encoding ubiquitin carboxyl-terminal hydrolase 37-like, whose product MNSCLQSLLNNEEFIRDVSRQKTLWRAVPEARLLRRLMNIRNCHESRDYDLKKRRLMSFKKAFSQQVPEYEGSAQKDAHEFLTFFLNEVKSLSPHLKREAALLGRSYTCPVEDHHVFKMENMRTCKSCGHQSSQQEEFTSLSLDLVPEGSVEDMLGTYLKEQKIEFTCDCGGTTSEVKQSFDTLPRVLIFHLKRFGFTKTHKLQKVNDPVRLQRDLVVSSKQGDGRYELISIISHYGGIESGHYICHSVHPEESPQSTSDHWLTYNDARVLHTTGSAVFEEQQQSAYILFYKRNGVEAS is encoded by the exons ATGAACTCCTGCCTGCAGAGCCTCCTCAACAATGAGGAGTTCATTAGAGATGTCAGCCGTCAGAAGACTTTGTGGAGAGCAGTCCCAGAAGCTCGGCTCTTAAG AAGGCTCATGAACATCAGGAACTGTCATGAATCAAGAGATTATGACCTTAAAAAACGCCGCCTAATGTCTTTTAAGAAGGCATTCAGCCAACAGGTTCCTGAATACGAAGGCAGTGCACAGAAA gacgCTCATGAATTCCTAACCTTTTTCCTCAATGAGGTGAAAAGCCTCTCACCTCACCTGAAGAGGGAAGCAGCTCTCCTGGGCCGAAGTTATACCTGCCCAGTAGAAGACCATCATGTTTTCAAAATGGAAAACATGAGGACATGCAAGAG CTGCGGTCACCAGTCATCACAACAGGAGGAATTTACAAGCTTGTCCCTTGACCTGGTTCCAGAGGGGTCTGTTGAGGACATGTTAGGGACATACTTGAAG GAACAAAAAATCGAATTTACCTGTGACTGTGGAGGGACGACCTCGGAAGTGAAGCAGTCTTTTGATACACTGCCAAG AGTTCTCATCTTTCACCTGAAGAGGTTTGGCTTTACAAAAACCCACAAGCTTCAGAAGGTGAATGACCCCGTCAGGCTGCAGAGGGACTTGGTGGTGTCATCCAAACAG GGTGATGGCCGTTATGAACTCATAAGCATCATTAGTCACTATGGAGGCATAGAATCAG GACACTACATCTGTCATTCTGTGCATCCTGAGGAGAGCCCACAGTCTACATCAGATCATTGGCTCACCTATAATGATGCACGGGTGCTCCACACAACTGGATCGGCAGTTTTTGAGGAACAGCAGCAGTCTGCCTACATCCTGTTTTACAAGAGAAAC GGTGTGGAAGCAAGTTAG
- the LOC101486850 gene encoding ubiquitin carboxyl-terminal hydrolase 37-like isoform X1 — protein sequence MQQDCTPAEAAPPKEDCLETKGRELVAPETTGEPDKKSDKLKNLQQDCTLAEAAPPKEDCLETKGQELDIKPPLNSSEDLVQVITTDNPSSTHKECGESSNQVRNTTEHSEPSDLSWDTLLMEFLAQEDGLEQVFDILGKNLKDRKKKKNKVQTVDRFGFPNIVNSCYMNSCLQSLFNNEEFIRDVSRQETLWRAVPEARLLRRLMNIRNCHESRDYDLKKRRLMSFKKAFSQQVPEYEGSAQKDAHEFLTFFLNEVKSLSPHLKREAALLGRSYTCPVEDHHVFKMENMRTCKSCGHQSSQQEEFTSLSLDLVPEGSVEDMLGTYLKEQKIEFTCDCGGTTSELKQSFDTLPRVLIFHLKRFGFTKTHKLQKVNDPVRLQRDLVVSSKQGDGRYELISIISHYGGTESGHYICHSVHPEESPQSRSDHWLTYNDARVLHTTGSAVFEEQQQSAYILFYKRNGVEAS from the exons ATGCAGCAGGACTGTACTCCTGCCGAGGCAGCACCACCAAAAGAAGACTGCCTAGAAACAAAAGGTCGAGAACTGGTTGCTCCAGAAACAACAGGGGAACCTGATAAAAAGAGTGACAA ATTAAAGAACCTGCAGCAGGACTGTACACTTGCTGAGGCAGCACCACCAAAAGAAGACTGCCTAGAAACAAAAGGCCAAGAACTGGACATCAAGCCTCCACTGAACAGTTCAGAGGACCTAGTACAGGTCATAACTACAGACAATCCCAG CAGCACCCATAAGGAATGTGGTGAAAGTTCCAACCAGGTTAGAAACACCACTGAACATAGTGAGCCATCAGACCTGAGTTGGGACACTTTGCTTATGGAGTTTCTGGCACAAGAGGATGGATTGGAGCAGGTGTTTGACAT TTTAGGGAAAAATTTGaaggatagaaaaaaaaagaaaaataaagttcaGACTGTGGACCGCTTCGG GTTTCCAAACATTGTAAACAGCTGCTACATGAACTCCTGCCTGCAGAGCCTCTTCAACAATGAGGAGTTCATTAGAGATGTCAGCCGTCAGGAGACTTTGTGGAGAGCAGTCCCAGAAGCTCGGCTCTTAAG AAGGCTCATGAACATCAGGAACTGTCATGAATCAAGAGATTATGACCTTAAAAAACGCCGCCTAATGTCTTTTAAGAAGGCATTCAGCCAACAGGTTCCTGAATACGAAGGCAGTGCACAGAAA gacgCTCATGAATTCCTAACCTTTTTCCTCAATGAGGTGAAAAGCCTCTCACCTCACCTGAAGAGGGAAGCAGCTCTCCTGGGCCGAAGTTATACCTGCCCAGTAGAAGACCATCATGTTTTCAAAATGGAAAACATGAGGACATGCAAGAG CTGCGGTCACCAGTCATCACAACAGGAGGAATTTACAAGCTTGTCCCTTGACCTGGTTCCAGAGGGGTCTGTTGAGGACATGTTAGGGACATACTTGAAG GAACAAAAAATCGAATTTACTTGTGACTGTGGAGGGACGACCTCGGAATTGAAGCAGTCTTTTGATACACTGCCAAG AGTTCTCATCTTTCACCTGAAGAGGTTTGGCTTTACAAAAACCCACAAGCTTCAGAAGGTGAATGACCCCGTCAGGCTGCAGAGGGACTTGGTGGTGTCATCCAAACAG GGTGATGGCCGTTATGAACTCATAAGCATCATTAGTCACTATGGAGGCACAGAATCAG GACACTACATCTGTCATTCTGTGCATCCTGAGGAGAGCCCACAGTCTAGATCAGATCATTGGCTCACCTATAATGATGCACGGGTGCTCCACACAACTGGATCGGCAGTTTTTGAGGAACAGCAGCAGTCTGCCTACATCCTGTTTTACAAGAGAAAC GGTGTGGAAGCAAGTTAG
- the LOC101486850 gene encoding ubiquitin carboxyl-terminal hydrolase 37-like isoform X2 — MQQDCTPAEAAPPKEDCLETKGRELVAPETTGEPDKKSDKLKNLQQDCTLAEAAPPKEDCLETKGQELDIKPPLNSSEDLVQVITTDNPSTHKECGESSNQVRNTTEHSEPSDLSWDTLLMEFLAQEDGLEQVFDILGKNLKDRKKKKNKVQTVDRFGFPNIVNSCYMNSCLQSLFNNEEFIRDVSRQETLWRAVPEARLLRRLMNIRNCHESRDYDLKKRRLMSFKKAFSQQVPEYEGSAQKDAHEFLTFFLNEVKSLSPHLKREAALLGRSYTCPVEDHHVFKMENMRTCKSCGHQSSQQEEFTSLSLDLVPEGSVEDMLGTYLKEQKIEFTCDCGGTTSELKQSFDTLPRVLIFHLKRFGFTKTHKLQKVNDPVRLQRDLVVSSKQGDGRYELISIISHYGGTESGHYICHSVHPEESPQSRSDHWLTYNDARVLHTTGSAVFEEQQQSAYILFYKRNGVEAS, encoded by the exons ATGCAGCAGGACTGTACTCCTGCCGAGGCAGCACCACCAAAAGAAGACTGCCTAGAAACAAAAGGTCGAGAACTGGTTGCTCCAGAAACAACAGGGGAACCTGATAAAAAGAGTGACAA ATTAAAGAACCTGCAGCAGGACTGTACACTTGCTGAGGCAGCACCACCAAAAGAAGACTGCCTAGAAACAAAAGGCCAAGAACTGGACATCAAGCCTCCACTGAACAGTTCAGAGGACCTAGTACAGGTCATAACTACAGACAATCCCAG CACCCATAAGGAATGTGGTGAAAGTTCCAACCAGGTTAGAAACACCACTGAACATAGTGAGCCATCAGACCTGAGTTGGGACACTTTGCTTATGGAGTTTCTGGCACAAGAGGATGGATTGGAGCAGGTGTTTGACAT TTTAGGGAAAAATTTGaaggatagaaaaaaaaagaaaaataaagttcaGACTGTGGACCGCTTCGG GTTTCCAAACATTGTAAACAGCTGCTACATGAACTCCTGCCTGCAGAGCCTCTTCAACAATGAGGAGTTCATTAGAGATGTCAGCCGTCAGGAGACTTTGTGGAGAGCAGTCCCAGAAGCTCGGCTCTTAAG AAGGCTCATGAACATCAGGAACTGTCATGAATCAAGAGATTATGACCTTAAAAAACGCCGCCTAATGTCTTTTAAGAAGGCATTCAGCCAACAGGTTCCTGAATACGAAGGCAGTGCACAGAAA gacgCTCATGAATTCCTAACCTTTTTCCTCAATGAGGTGAAAAGCCTCTCACCTCACCTGAAGAGGGAAGCAGCTCTCCTGGGCCGAAGTTATACCTGCCCAGTAGAAGACCATCATGTTTTCAAAATGGAAAACATGAGGACATGCAAGAG CTGCGGTCACCAGTCATCACAACAGGAGGAATTTACAAGCTTGTCCCTTGACCTGGTTCCAGAGGGGTCTGTTGAGGACATGTTAGGGACATACTTGAAG GAACAAAAAATCGAATTTACTTGTGACTGTGGAGGGACGACCTCGGAATTGAAGCAGTCTTTTGATACACTGCCAAG AGTTCTCATCTTTCACCTGAAGAGGTTTGGCTTTACAAAAACCCACAAGCTTCAGAAGGTGAATGACCCCGTCAGGCTGCAGAGGGACTTGGTGGTGTCATCCAAACAG GGTGATGGCCGTTATGAACTCATAAGCATCATTAGTCACTATGGAGGCACAGAATCAG GACACTACATCTGTCATTCTGTGCATCCTGAGGAGAGCCCACAGTCTAGATCAGATCATTGGCTCACCTATAATGATGCACGGGTGCTCCACACAACTGGATCGGCAGTTTTTGAGGAACAGCAGCAGTCTGCCTACATCCTGTTTTACAAGAGAAAC GGTGTGGAAGCAAGTTAG